In Providencia alcalifaciens, the sequence ACCCCTTTGAGCTTAGGAAAGCGGTAAAAAACGGCAAAGGTCATTGGTAAAATAACCAGTATGCTGATCAGTAATGTGCCAAAGCAGATCAATAACGATCGCCCAAATGCCATCAAAAATCGCGGATCTTGCCACAGTTGTAGGTACCATTTGATGGACAGCGCATCGGGTAAAACCGTTGCACCCCATGTACTGGAGATGGAATAAATAAACGTGGCAATAATTGGCAGCGCAAGAATGGCGGCAACGGTGCAGAGAACCATTTTATGAAACAGTAAACTCGGTGTTTTTGGGCTATGAATATTAGGATTTAGCATGGTAGCTCCGTTTTAATAGCCAGTGGTGAATTGCGGTGATAAACCCGAGGATAGCAATCAGAACAACCGACAAGGCGGCTGCCATATTTGGCTCTAAGAACAGGTCGCCAGAGACAAGGCTGGCAATGCGGATAGTCACTAAGTTGTAGTTCCCACTGGTGAGTGCGTAAGTACTGGCATAAGCACCAACAGCATTAGCAACCAAAATAATAAATGTACCTAACAAGGCAGGGGAAATTACCGGAATACCGACTTTTAGCCAGTAGGTTAATTTGCTGGCGCCCATGGTTTTTGCCGCATCTTCCCATTCAGGTTTAAGCGCATCGAATGCAGGATAAAGCAGTAAAATACCGAGTGGAATTTGGAAATAGATATACAGCAACATCAAACCGCTGGCGCTGTAAATATTAAAATCATCAATCCATCCCCATGCTTTAAGTTGCAACGTGATAGCACCGTTAAAACCTAAAATAATGATAAATGCGAAGGCTAATGGCACGCCGCTGAAGTTGCTCGCCATGGTAGTAAACGAAATCATGAAATTGCGCACTTTGCCTTGCATTTTGTAGATAGAAAATGCCGTTACACAGGCGATGAGCAAGCCAACAACGCTACAAATTAGCGATAGCCATAGGGTGTTTTGAAAGGCTTGCAGGTAGAAATCGTTAGTAAAAATTTCAACGTAATTCTCAAAAGACCACGCTTCTTCATAGACAAAACTGTTGAAGAGCACCCAGATCATCGGTGCAATCTGAAATAGGCAAAACAGTACGATGAACGGCACAATTAACAGTGCAGCACGCCAATGAAAACGTATGCGAGGTTTGTGAGTCATCGCTAGGCTTTCCTGTTGTTGATAGGGATGGTCACTTGCAGGGATATCCGCCATT encodes:
- a CDS encoding ABC transporter permease translates to MADIPASDHPYQQQESLAMTHKPRIRFHWRAALLIVPFIVLFCLFQIAPMIWVLFNSFVYEEAWSFENYVEIFTNDFYLQAFQNTLWLSLICSVVGLLIACVTAFSIYKMQGKVRNFMISFTTMASNFSGVPLAFAFIIILGFNGAITLQLKAWGWIDDFNIYSASGLMLLYIYFQIPLGILLLYPAFDALKPEWEDAAKTMGASKLTYWLKVGIPVISPALLGTFIILVANAVGAYASTYALTSGNYNLVTIRIASLVSGDLFLEPNMAAALSVVLIAILGFITAIHHWLLKRSYHAKS